The proteins below are encoded in one region of Haladaptatus sp. R4:
- a CDS encoding phosphate/phosphite/phosphonate ABC transporter substrate-binding protein — MVNRRTFIKSASGAGLVGLSGMAGCIGTFGKQAYKDGKIKFLMSPTEPQEQMMAQYTPIKKRLNNYIDAIDTVNMKYASDYSATLTALDSGTADIAESGPFAAALGVKNDRADIILQRHAYGTWTYYSVIITREDSDISSLKELKGKTIAFADPLSASGSLYPLYMLKQAGLSIPESPGDPKGADFTPKWSTHDKAYNALKSGQADAAGVGRFIVWDYDTNDYVKGVKELDIRSEIPRAPIMVSPKLADDEKEKITKAFTEAPDKMYYGADGKQDTDDDIWFDGVKKADASTYQPVVKVANKLGYGEDIFKN; from the coding sequence ATGGTAAATCGACGCACGTTCATCAAATCCGCGAGCGGGGCGGGACTCGTCGGCCTTTCGGGCATGGCCGGGTGTATCGGAACCTTCGGAAAGCAAGCCTACAAGGACGGCAAAATCAAGTTCTTGATGTCTCCGACCGAGCCGCAGGAACAGATGATGGCACAGTACACGCCCATCAAAAAGCGTCTGAACAACTACATCGACGCTATTGACACCGTGAACATGAAGTACGCGAGCGACTACAGCGCGACGCTTACCGCACTCGACAGCGGAACGGCGGACATCGCGGAAAGCGGTCCCTTCGCGGCCGCACTCGGCGTCAAAAACGACCGTGCGGACATCATCCTTCAGCGCCACGCATACGGAACGTGGACGTACTACAGCGTGATCATCACGCGCGAGGATTCGGACATCTCGTCGCTGAAGGAACTGAAGGGGAAGACCATCGCGTTCGCCGACCCCCTGAGCGCCAGTGGGTCACTCTACCCGCTGTACATGCTGAAACAGGCGGGCCTCTCGATTCCGGAGTCGCCGGGCGACCCGAAGGGTGCTGACTTCACCCCAAAGTGGTCCACCCACGACAAAGCGTACAACGCGCTGAAAAGCGGTCAAGCCGACGCCGCCGGTGTCGGTCGATTCATCGTCTGGGACTACGACACGAACGATTACGTCAAGGGCGTCAAGGAACTCGATATTCGCTCCGAAATCCCGCGTGCGCCGATCATGGTTTCCCCGAAACTCGCGGACGACGAGAAGGAGAAGATCACGAAGGCCTTCACCGAAGCGCCGGACAAGATGTACTATGGAGCGGACGGCAAGCAGGACACTGACGACGACATTTGGTTCGATGGCGTGAAGAAAGCCGACGCCTCGACGTACCAACCCGTCGTCAAGGTGGCCAACAAACTCGGTTACGGCGAGGACATCTTCAAGAACTAA
- the phnC gene encoding phosphonate ABC transporter ATP-binding protein, with product MASLTVSDITKVYGGETVALDDVSFEIPDGEFVILLGPSGAGKSTLLRLLNGLERPTEGEIRIGDDRVSGTRSDVAMVFQMHYLVESMSAYRNALTGALNRTDTVDSVFTRYDEEDKEMALRSLETVGLLEEANQRADSMSGGQQQRVGIARALTQDPQLLLADEPVASLDPKAAQDVMHYMKRAAEERNLTSIVSLHQVNIAREFGERFIGLRDGNVVFDGGKDDLTMEDVDRIYYGESPEDSAINNIA from the coding sequence ATGGCATCATTGACGGTATCGGACATCACCAAGGTTTACGGTGGCGAGACGGTGGCGCTCGACGACGTTTCGTTCGAGATTCCCGACGGGGAGTTCGTCATCCTTCTCGGTCCGTCCGGGGCGGGGAAATCGACGTTGCTTCGTCTCCTGAACGGTCTCGAACGGCCGACGGAGGGAGAGATTCGGATCGGAGACGACCGGGTTTCGGGTACCCGTAGCGACGTGGCGATGGTGTTCCAGATGCACTACCTCGTCGAAAGCATGAGCGCGTACCGAAACGCGCTCACCGGGGCGCTCAACCGGACCGACACGGTCGATAGCGTCTTCACACGGTACGACGAGGAGGACAAGGAAATGGCGTTGCGGTCGCTCGAAACCGTCGGGTTGCTCGAAGAAGCGAACCAACGAGCGGACAGCATGAGCGGTGGCCAACAACAGCGCGTCGGCATCGCTCGCGCACTCACCCAGGACCCGCAGCTCCTTCTCGCCGACGAACCGGTCGCGAGTCTCGACCCGAAAGCCGCCCAAGACGTAATGCACTACATGAAGCGTGCGGCGGAGGAACGGAATCTCACGTCCATCGTGAGCCTCCACCAGGTCAACATCGCCCGCGAGTTCGGCGAACGGTTCATCGGGCTCAGGGACGGGAACGTGGTGTTCGACGGCGGTAAAGACGACCTGACGATGGAAGACGTCGACCGGATCTATTACGGCGAATCACCGGAGGATTCGGCCATCAACAACATCGCATAA
- a CDS encoding phosphate ABC transporter permease, whose translation MATDITEIKQRIEHEQRIRRISGGLGILAVLLITGLGMTYLGFLLADLVRQFGTWINFIGAFLKPNFVDFTSYTHQHDIGGLRAIWVSFTHPQYFVSTIADASVSSGSVLVSAAFVTILVGFCGTVIGFPLALVFGILGSERVTPFPFNFIFRGAMSTIRAVPALVWVLIYIPLTGINPYGAVLAIATDTIGNLGRLFTDELEEIDNGPIEAIRSTGAKRPQVVIFGMLSQVSNSFIAWTLYVLEINTRIAVSLGVVGAGGLGMYINLRLQTVSSASYARAAAGLVTVVVIVVTVELLSSRIRARLRPGEHERSGFFETIRGLGDTSRWLGSGNKN comes from the coding sequence ATGGCTACGGACATCACCGAAATCAAACAGCGAATCGAACACGAACAGCGCATCCGGCGAATATCCGGCGGCTTGGGAATCCTCGCGGTCCTTCTGATAACCGGACTGGGGATGACCTATCTCGGCTTCCTGCTGGCGGACCTCGTCCGCCAGTTCGGAACGTGGATCAACTTTATCGGTGCGTTCCTCAAGCCCAACTTCGTCGATTTCACGAGCTATACTCACCAGCACGATATCGGCGGCCTTCGTGCGATCTGGGTCAGTTTCACACATCCACAGTATTTCGTCAGCACCATCGCCGACGCGTCCGTTTCGAGCGGCTCCGTACTGGTTTCGGCGGCGTTCGTGACGATTCTCGTCGGCTTCTGTGGTACCGTGATCGGGTTTCCGCTCGCGCTCGTCTTCGGTATCCTCGGTTCCGAACGCGTGACCCCGTTCCCGTTCAACTTCATCTTCCGCGGGGCGATGAGTACCATCCGCGCGGTTCCGGCGTTGGTTTGGGTGCTCATCTACATCCCGCTGACGGGCATCAATCCGTACGGTGCGGTGCTCGCCATCGCAACCGATACCATCGGCAATCTCGGACGACTGTTCACCGACGAACTCGAAGAGATCGATAACGGCCCGATAGAAGCGATTCGCTCGACCGGCGCAAAGCGCCCGCAGGTAGTCATCTTCGGCATGCTCAGTCAGGTGTCGAACTCGTTCATCGCGTGGACGCTCTACGTCCTCGAAATCAACACCCGAATCGCCGTCAGCCTCGGCGTTGTCGGTGCCGGTGGGTTGGGGATGTACATCAACCTCCGCCTGCAGACCGTGAGTTCCGCCTCGTACGCCCGTGCAGCGGCGGGACTCGTTACGGTCGTCGTCATCGTCGTGACCGTCGAACTCCTCTCCTCGCGCATTCGTGCCCGCCTCCGCCCGGGCGAACACGAACGCTCGGGATTCTTCGAGACGATACGAGGACTCGGAGATACGAGTCGTTGGCTCGGTTCCGGCAACAAAAATTAA
- a CDS encoding PQQ-binding-like beta-propeller repeat protein, which yields MNPSPSSLSRRGFLATAGTLGTAVGLGDAQTTTTTIGTTTSSKDAPKPDWTFPENPDDSSSDDEETVRFAYPIVVEDGLLIVLSAYSGENRGQSRYSLQALNTDDGSVKWSNDDFFPVTLPVVEDGTVYLSAQLEQGDGSSRRFVALDLRTGDEQWHNSVSAASSVVKVDDSHVYLFAEQDARFVALDAESGKQAWTYEVTGDYASQIFLLDGTVYFRVKSGLYALSAEDGSERWKLQSSNTSLSSVTEEGIFCRRRDSFVALDRKNGDELWSVQGSGTATVEDGRVYLWGETLRAIDPENGSVEWQYDDVHSITNEPVVADGMVLGVSGDGTFSAVNTDGTKAWTFETETQTDYYSTVSEVSDGEVYSMIGQTLYVLSAEDGSLKWSFSAAKRGIHMLVTYDNVFFGTYDGLYTFERHHSLLDTAVDGTSEFLTSAPGLGLSGILVGTAAFVAYRRFNGDDDSTAAAVESPAEPEPELEYGRLERLSADEFTETYRVRKRTDDGPKLVAERQLTEPRVAGTFRSAVERWAELNDRPGVVPVLEIDGDSIELPYYEDGSLADSDRPFPERLDALSAAGAVVHDAHADGMIHGGMTPASVFSDGDDAFVADWELGSALAEFRDSADPSPYDAPEQVAGTEADERTDVYRLGAIAAFVLTGKSPDEGSLRALDPEHREVILAQAGPQEFELLRDDPISEDLYEIISKAMAEDPADRYESVVAFDDMLRWAAFRA from the coding sequence ATGAATCCCTCGCCCTCCTCCCTCTCCAGACGCGGATTTTTGGCGACCGCCGGAACGCTCGGGACGGCCGTCGGTCTCGGCGATGCTCAAACGACGACGACCACGATAGGCACCACCACGTCCTCGAAGGACGCACCGAAACCCGACTGGACGTTTCCCGAGAATCCGGACGACTCGTCTTCCGACGACGAAGAGACGGTTCGATTCGCCTATCCCATCGTCGTGGAAGACGGACTACTCATCGTTCTCAGCGCCTACTCGGGCGAGAATCGCGGACAATCACGCTATTCGCTTCAGGCGTTGAATACGGACGACGGTTCCGTGAAATGGTCCAACGACGACTTTTTTCCGGTGACGCTTCCCGTCGTCGAGGATGGGACGGTCTATCTTTCGGCGCAACTCGAACAGGGTGACGGGTCATCCCGGCGGTTCGTGGCGCTCGACCTACGGACGGGGGACGAACAGTGGCACAATTCGGTGTCCGCCGCGTCCTCCGTGGTGAAGGTCGATGACAGTCACGTGTATCTGTTCGCGGAGCAGGACGCGCGATTCGTCGCGCTCGATGCGGAGTCCGGGAAGCAGGCGTGGACCTACGAAGTGACGGGGGATTATGCCTCCCAGATTTTCCTCCTCGACGGCACCGTGTACTTCCGAGTGAAAAGCGGCCTCTACGCGCTTTCGGCCGAGGACGGGTCCGAACGATGGAAACTGCAGAGTTCGAACACCAGTTTGTCCTCCGTCACCGAAGAGGGGATATTCTGTCGCAGACGTGACTCGTTCGTCGCTCTCGACCGCAAGAACGGGGACGAACTGTGGTCGGTGCAGGGCAGCGGTACCGCGACCGTCGAGGACGGACGGGTCTACCTGTGGGGTGAGACGCTACGAGCCATCGATCCGGAGAACGGGTCGGTGGAGTGGCAGTACGACGATGTCCACTCTATCACTAACGAACCCGTCGTCGCCGATGGAATGGTTTTGGGTGTCAGTGGAGATGGAACGTTCTCCGCGGTAAACACGGACGGGACGAAGGCGTGGACCTTCGAGACGGAGACGCAGACCGACTACTATTCCACCGTTTCCGAGGTCAGCGACGGGGAGGTATACTCGATGATCGGGCAAACGCTCTACGTCCTCTCCGCCGAAGATGGCTCCCTGAAGTGGTCGTTTTCTGCAGCGAAGAGGGGCATCCACATGCTCGTCACGTACGACAACGTCTTTTTCGGGACGTACGACGGTCTTTACACCTTCGAGCGCCATCATTCGCTGCTCGATACGGCCGTCGACGGGACGAGCGAGTTCCTCACGTCCGCTCCCGGGTTGGGATTGTCCGGAATCCTCGTCGGAACGGCCGCGTTCGTGGCCTACCGACGATTCAACGGCGACGACGATTCGACGGCGGCCGCCGTCGAATCGCCCGCGGAACCGGAACCGGAACTGGAGTACGGCCGCCTCGAACGGCTTTCGGCGGACGAGTTCACCGAGACGTATCGGGTGAGAAAACGGACCGACGACGGGCCGAAACTCGTCGCCGAACGGCAACTGACCGAACCACGGGTCGCCGGAACGTTCCGCTCGGCGGTCGAACGGTGGGCGGAACTGAACGACCGTCCCGGCGTCGTGCCGGTGCTCGAAATCGACGGCGACAGCATCGAACTGCCGTACTACGAGGACGGTTCGCTCGCGGATTCAGACCGGCCGTTCCCGGAGCGACTCGACGCGCTCTCGGCCGCGGGTGCGGTCGTTCACGACGCCCATGCCGACGGCATGATTCACGGAGGCATGACACCGGCATCGGTTTTCTCGGACGGCGACGACGCGTTCGTCGCCGACTGGGAACTCGGCTCTGCCCTCGCCGAGTTCCGCGACTCGGCCGACCCGTCGCCGTACGATGCGCCGGAGCAGGTCGCGGGAACGGAAGCGGACGAACGAACCGACGTGTACCGTCTCGGCGCGATTGCGGCGTTCGTTCTGACCGGAAAAAGCCCGGACGAAGGATCACTTCGTGCCCTCGACCCGGAACACAGGGAAGTCATACTAGCACAGGCGGGTCCACAGGAGTTCGAGTTGCTTCGTGACGACCCCATCTCGGAGGACCTGTACGAAATCATTTCGAAAGCGATGGCCGAGGACCCCGCGGACAGGTACGAGTCGGTCGTGGCGTTCGACGACATGCTCCGCTGGGCGGCATTTCGTGCGTGA
- a CDS encoding universal stress protein: MSEHVLVPLDGSPKSIEAFEYALEIPDAELTLITVVNPFDIDPLSPGYQSPLGKAGMPAYSQEWYQKEWDSAHELHDGLREKADDVPIESVVKMGQPARQILTYARENDIDHIVIGTHGRDDISHILLGSVADRVMRRAPMMVTVVR, translated from the coding sequence ATGAGCGAACACGTTCTCGTTCCGCTCGATGGTTCGCCCAAATCGATAGAAGCGTTCGAGTACGCACTCGAAATACCTGACGCGGAACTCACCCTTATCACCGTCGTCAATCCGTTCGACATCGATCCGTTGTCACCGGGATACCAGTCACCGCTCGGCAAAGCCGGGATGCCCGCTTACTCACAGGAATGGTATCAGAAGGAGTGGGACAGCGCCCACGAACTCCACGACGGACTACGGGAAAAAGCGGACGACGTTCCGATCGAAAGCGTCGTCAAGATGGGACAGCCCGCCCGTCAAATTCTTACCTACGCGCGCGAGAACGATATCGACCACATCGTCATCGGAACCCACGGACGGGACGACATCTCGCACATCCTCCTCGGGTCCGTCGCCGACAGGGTGATGCGCCGTGCGCCGATGATGGTGACGGTCGTTCGCTGA
- a CDS encoding DUF3267 domain-containing protein, producing MSAPDTPAGYRPPEPFTYPSGFLGVASVLALVGSVVGFGAILWVFQGRPEGGSITFGLVELVVAFLTVIGTFVIHEAIHGVVFRLLGYRVSFGFAASVPALYTAAFDQFVTRRDNLLTGVAPLVVVTVVGIPLLAAPIPIALVAYLALLVNTSGGVGDCYMAWRLWRLPDGTLCYDADVRHSYLFRPANPEP from the coding sequence ATGAGCGCGCCGGACACCCCCGCCGGATATCGACCGCCCGAACCGTTCACCTACCCGTCGGGATTCCTGGGGGTCGCCTCGGTCCTCGCCCTCGTCGGTTCCGTCGTCGGGTTCGGTGCGATCCTCTGGGTGTTTCAGGGACGGCCAGAAGGCGGTTCGATCACCTTCGGCCTCGTCGAACTGGTCGTCGCGTTCCTCACGGTGATCGGTACGTTCGTCATCCACGAAGCGATTCACGGGGTCGTCTTTCGACTGCTTGGTTACCGCGTCTCCTTCGGGTTCGCTGCAAGCGTCCCGGCGCTCTACACCGCTGCGTTCGACCAGTTCGTCACGCGTCGAGACAACCTGCTCACCGGAGTCGCTCCGCTCGTCGTCGTGACCGTCGTGGGGATTCCCCTGCTCGCCGCGCCGATTCCCATCGCGCTAGTGGCCTATCTCGCCCTCCTCGTCAACACCTCGGGCGGGGTGGGCGACTGCTACATGGCGTGGCGGCTATGGCGACTACCCGACGGGACGCTCTGTTACGACGCCGACGTCCGGCACAGCTACCTCTTCCGTCCTGCGAACCCCGAACCGTGA
- a CDS encoding O-acetylhomoserine aminocarboxypropyltransferase/cysteine synthase family protein, whose product MSNDQPRFDTRSVHAGQRPDPATGAVAPPLYQTTSYAFETADYAAELYALERDGHIYSRLSNPTVEMLEDRIASLEGGTGAVATASGMAALDSLTLVLAEAGDNVVLSTDTYGGTTAYFSHTASRRGIDARLVDTLDYEAYEEQIDDDTAFVHVETVGNPSLVTPDFERVADIAHEHGVPLVVDNTFATPALCRPLEHGADAVWESTTKWLHGSGTTVGGVLVDGGDFDWDADDYPEIGGENPAYHSVNFSEDFSDAPLAAAARLRSVRSLGNQQSPFDAWQTLQGLETLPLRMDRHCENAAVVAEYLADHEDVSWVAYPGLDDHRTHDNAERYLSGGFGGMIAFGLGEFEASKTFCEDVELASFLANIGDAKTLVIHPASTTHAQLSPDEQRAAGVTRDLIRLSVGIEDPADILADIDAAIETATTTRTEEPTR is encoded by the coding sequence ATGAGCAACGACCAGCCCCGGTTCGATACTCGGAGCGTTCATGCGGGGCAACGTCCGGACCCCGCGACAGGGGCGGTTGCGCCCCCACTCTATCAAACCACGTCCTATGCGTTCGAAACCGCCGACTACGCCGCCGAACTGTACGCGCTGGAGCGGGACGGCCACATTTATTCCCGCCTGAGCAACCCGACCGTCGAGATGCTGGAGGACCGCATCGCCTCGCTCGAAGGCGGAACGGGTGCGGTCGCCACCGCGAGCGGCATGGCCGCGTTGGACTCCCTGACGCTGGTCCTCGCCGAAGCGGGTGACAACGTCGTCCTCTCCACCGACACCTACGGCGGCACCACGGCCTACTTCTCTCACACCGCGTCCCGCCGGGGAATCGACGCCCGTCTGGTGGACACGCTCGATTACGAGGCGTACGAGGAGCAAATCGACGACGACACGGCGTTCGTCCACGTCGAAACGGTCGGCAACCCGTCGCTCGTCACGCCGGATTTCGAACGCGTGGCCGACATCGCCCACGAACACGGCGTTCCGCTGGTCGTGGACAACACCTTCGCCACCCCTGCGCTGTGTCGCCCGCTCGAACACGGCGCGGACGCGGTCTGGGAGTCGACGACGAAGTGGCTCCACGGGAGCGGAACGACGGTCGGCGGCGTCCTCGTGGACGGCGGCGACTTCGACTGGGACGCGGACGATTACCCCGAAATCGGCGGCGAGAACCCCGCGTATCACAGCGTGAACTTCTCCGAGGACTTCTCCGACGCGCCGCTCGCCGCCGCCGCCAGACTCCGTTCGGTTCGAAGCCTCGGTAACCAGCAATCCCCGTTCGACGCGTGGCAGACCCTACAGGGACTCGAAACCCTCCCGCTTCGAATGGACCGCCACTGCGAGAACGCCGCCGTCGTCGCGGAGTACCTCGCCGACCACGAGGACGTGTCGTGGGTCGCCTACCCCGGCCTCGACGACCACCGCACGCACGACAACGCGGAGCGGTATCTGTCGGGTGGATTCGGCGGTATGATCGCCTTCGGCCTCGGCGAGTTTGAGGCCAGCAAGACGTTCTGCGAGGACGTCGAACTCGCCTCCTTCCTCGCCAACATCGGGGACGCGAAGACGCTCGTGATTCACCCCGCGAGCACGACGCACGCACAACTCTCGCCCGACGAACAGCGCGCGGCGGGCGTCACCCGCGACCTGATTCGACTCTCCGTGGGCATCGAGGACCCGGCCGACATCCTCGCCGACATCGACGCGGCAATCGAGACGGCGACAACGACACGAACGGAGGAACCGACACGATGA
- the metX gene encoding homoserine O-acetyltransferase yields the protein MTDSGTSSADGISNGSSRSLGSFEFECGERLPELEVAYETHGEFTGDNAVLVCHALTGSHRVTGAVDGQGEGWWDEVVGPGKPIDTHEQFVIAANVPGSCYGTTGPTSTNPETGEPYGSDFPTVTVGDWTRAQRRLLDDLGIDRLRAVIGGSVGGMNALEWVKRYPDRVERVIPVATAARLDPQLLGLSAVARRAITSDPVWQGGDYYPDHPDSGLALARQLGHITYLSKESMDEKFGRDLADCRPRSFPSSVGENDGQTADFAADSYRDVESYLDYQAQKFVKRFDANSYLHLTNAMENYDLAGDCDSDAEALSKFDGEALVVSFSGDWHFTVEQSDHLADAFRRAGVEVTHRSLHSNHGHDAFLAEPELVGPPIRRFLSNDAGRFAPVHASLFAQ from the coding sequence ATGACCGATTCGGGAACCTCGTCGGCCGACGGAATTTCGAACGGATCGTCACGCTCGCTCGGTTCGTTCGAGTTCGAGTGCGGCGAGCGCCTTCCCGAACTCGAAGTCGCGTACGAAACCCACGGCGAGTTCACTGGCGACAACGCCGTCCTCGTCTGCCATGCGCTGACCGGAAGCCACCGCGTCACCGGGGCGGTGGACGGACAGGGCGAAGGCTGGTGGGACGAGGTCGTCGGCCCGGGCAAACCCATCGACACCCACGAACAGTTCGTCATCGCCGCGAACGTCCCCGGATCGTGCTACGGAACCACCGGCCCGACGAGCACGAACCCGGAGACGGGCGAACCGTACGGTTCCGACTTCCCGACCGTCACCGTCGGCGACTGGACGCGCGCCCAGCGCCGACTGCTCGACGACCTCGGCATCGACCGACTTCGCGCGGTCATCGGCGGGAGCGTCGGCGGCATGAACGCCCTCGAATGGGTGAAGCGATACCCGGACCGCGTCGAGCGCGTGATTCCCGTCGCCACGGCGGCGCGCCTCGACCCGCAACTGCTCGGTCTATCGGCGGTCGCACGCCGAGCGATCACGTCCGACCCCGTCTGGCAGGGTGGCGATTACTACCCTGACCATCCCGATTCCGGCCTCGCGTTGGCTCGCCAACTGGGTCACATCACTTACCTCTCGAAGGAATCGATGGACGAGAAGTTCGGCCGGGACCTCGCCGATTGTCGGCCCCGGTCGTTCCCGTCCAGCGTCGGGGAGAACGACGGCCAAACCGCCGACTTCGCGGCCGACTCCTACCGCGACGTCGAGAGTTATCTCGACTATCAAGCACAAAAGTTCGTCAAACGATTCGACGCCAACAGTTATCTCCACCTCACGAACGCCATGGAGAACTACGACCTCGCCGGAGACTGTGATTCGGACGCCGAAGCCCTCTCGAAGTTCGACGGGGAAGCGCTCGTGGTTTCGTTTTCCGGCGACTGGCACTTCACGGTCGAACAGTCCGACCACCTCGCGGACGCGTTTCGACGCGCCGGTGTCGAAGTCACGCACCGCTCCCTCCACAGCAACCACGGCCACGACGCCTTTCTCGCCGAACCCGAACTCGTCGGCCCGCCGATTCGGCGATTCCTGTCGAACGACGCCGGACGGTTCGCGCCGGTTCACGCCAGTCTGTTCGCACAGTGA